A genomic window from bacterium includes:
- a CDS encoding efflux RND transporter periplasmic adaptor subunit, which translates to MKKSVGKATNPVRNKFLCGANSHWNFIRSFIKTALQGKNKFLLVGGIVFIFLLLFLNGFIQGKKRIEGLISYEVKRQGLVISVLEGGNLKALRSQKIINEVPGQRNILEVIDEGILITEKDVQDSKILMKLDSKDLDDRAEELRITVENSLSSYTQAQQNLEIRKKQNDSDIIQAELNVKFAKIDLEKYLGEKLAGELIASINKNINFSELIANQQLEGEALNKKRELENNIDLTKEEVARAKDRVQWSEKLAEKEYITKSELDADRFSLQQQEASSENSKLGYQLFLDYDFPKQVALLFSDYQESLREFDRTKAKCESEIIKSEANVKSTEATYLERKNNLSEAEQNIAKCTIRATQPGLVTYASSSNPWHSQDPIQAGTNVRNRQELLNIPDFSSMGVEVKIHESSIEKIKVGQKAIIKVDACSGNQFTGEVKKVAPLPDATFKWMNPDLNVYIVKISLDRNGQNFDCLKPGLSAEVEITIEKLANVLVVPLVVISAREGKSACAVLRGSRIEIRELELGSSSEDMVEVKSGLKEGEIVVIFPGEMGEQVKKTPMAEIGKFKSEETENMPTEQSSTTNTTRPENSGTGRPNR; encoded by the coding sequence ATGAAAAAATCAGTGGGGAAGGCAACTAACCCCGTTAGAAATAAATTTCTTTGCGGAGCTAATTCCCATTGGAATTTTATCCGTTCGTTTATTAAGACAGCACTACAGGGTAAAAATAAATTCTTATTGGTAGGCGGAATTGTTTTTATATTTCTCTTACTATTTCTTAACGGTTTTATCCAAGGGAAAAAAAGGATAGAAGGACTAATTAGCTATGAAGTAAAAAGACAAGGTCTAGTTATATCTGTCCTAGAAGGAGGAAATCTCAAGGCACTGCGTTCTCAGAAAATTATTAATGAAGTCCCTGGTCAGCGGAATATTCTAGAGGTAATTGACGAAGGAATACTAATCACTGAAAAGGATGTTCAGGACAGCAAAATCCTTATGAAACTTGATTCCAAGGATTTAGATGACCGCGCAGAGGAGTTAAGGATAACTGTAGAGAACAGTTTGTCGTCTTATACGCAGGCACAGCAAAATCTTGAAATACGGAAAAAACAGAATGACAGCGATATTATACAGGCAGAATTGAACGTCAAGTTTGCGAAGATAGATTTAGAAAAATATTTAGGAGAGAAATTGGCTGGTGAGCTTATTGCAAGTATCAATAAGAATATAAACTTTTCAGAGTTGATAGCAAATCAGCAGCTAGAAGGAGAAGCCCTAAATAAGAAAAGAGAACTTGAGAATAATATAGACCTTACCAAAGAAGAGGTCGCTCGGGCGAAAGATAGAGTTCAATGGAGCGAAAAATTAGCTGAAAAAGAATATATAACAAAAAGTGAATTGGATGCAGACAGATTTTCTTTGCAACAACAAGAGGCCTCTTCAGAGAATTCTAAGTTAGGATATCAACTTTTCCTGGATTACGACTTTCCCAAACAAGTGGCGTTACTTTTTTCTGATTATCAAGAATCACTGAGAGAATTTGATAGAACAAAAGCCAAATGCGAATCGGAGATTATCAAATCCGAAGCAAATGTTAAAAGTACGGAAGCTACATACCTTGAGCGTAAGAACAACCTCAGTGAAGCGGAACAAAACATTGCTAAATGCACAATCAGAGCGACACAACCAGGACTTGTTACTTATGCGTCAAGTAGTAATCCTTGGCATTCTCAAGACCCTATTCAAGCAGGTACAAATGTCCGTAACCGTCAAGAATTGCTGAATATACCGGATTTTAGCAGTATGGGAGTTGAAGTAAAGATTCATGAGTCTTCTATAGAAAAAATAAAGGTTGGGCAGAAAGCTATTATAAAAGTAGATGCTTGTAGTGGGAACCAATTTACTGGAGAAGTTAAAAAAGTTGCTCCTTTGCCAGACGCTACTTTCAAATGGATGAATCCGGACTTAAATGTTTATATTGTTAAAATTTCTCTTGATAGAAATGGGCAGAATTTTGATTGTCTAAAACCGGGGCTGTCTGCGGAAGTAGAAATCACGATTGAGAAATTAGCAAATGTTTTGGTGGTTCCTTTAGTAGTAATATCGGCAAGAGAAGGGAAATCAGCCTGTGCTGTCCTTAGGGGAAGCAGAATTGAGATTAGGGAACTTGAACTTGGTAGTAGTAGTGAAGATATGGTGGAAGTAAAAAGTGGATTAAAAGAAGGAGAAATCGTGGTAATATTTCCAGGTGAAATGGGAGAACAAGTTAAAAAAACGCCTATGGCTGAAATAGGAAAATTTAAGAGCGAAGAGACAGAGAATATGCCGACAGAACAATCCTCAACGACGAATACAACAAGACCTGAAAATAGCGGAACAGGTAGACCTAATAGATAA
- a CDS encoding zinc ribbon domain-containing protein translates to MPTYDYECKKCGHKFEAFHSMSAESLKECPKCNGKVKRLIGAGAGLIFKGSGFYATDYKKKENKTESSPKSSSCPSSCAPKDCSTCKK, encoded by the coding sequence ATGCCTACTTACGACTACGAATGTAAAAAATGCGGACATAAATTTGAAGCGTTCCACAGCATGAGCGCTGAATCTTTAAAGGAGTGTCCGAAATGCAACGGTAAAGTAAAAAGATTGATAGGGGCGGGAGCAGGACTGATATTCAAAGGTTCCGGGTTTTACGCTACAGATTACAAAAAGAAAGAAAATAAAACTGAAAGCTCTCCAAAAAGTTCTTCCTGTCCTTCATCCTGCGCGCCAAAAGACTGCTCTACCTGCAAAAAATAA
- a CDS encoding patatin-like phospholipase family protein has protein sequence MNNRIKNLKQKLKSKIRKLRRLRPARSLTRGKIALVLAGGGAKSLSQIGILKVLEKEKIPIDMIVGCSMGSIVGALFSIGVPVGKIESIILDFCQFKQIKEIEKTFTSEAEGIQKIGEFMRDLSFYLVNWFKEGMWNEQTMIDGLSKLISPELIFPQTNIPFFCVATDIKKGKRVIINEGNLLRAVVASVSIPGLFTPIKENDDLLVDGGVLSRMPVIAAEKMGADFIIAISSGNLSSKEPLKALDVMIRTSEVKEVEFARIESLLADFLFSPSTGGWDWFSFSHAEDIIKEGEKEAIAQLPFLKKALIKSNIEKKKLRKLVLPLFY, from the coding sequence ATGAATAACAGAATAAAAAATTTAAAACAAAAATTAAAATCAAAAATAAGAAAGTTAAGGAGATTAAGACCTGCTCGTTCACTCACACGTGGCAAAATCGCCCTTGTTCTTGCCGGCGGCGGAGCCAAATCTTTATCCCAGATAGGCATTTTAAAAGTGCTGGAAAAAGAAAAAATCCCGATTGATATGATAGTAGGATGTAGTATGGGTTCAATTGTAGGAGCTCTTTTTTCCATAGGAGTTCCCGTGGGAAAAATAGAAAGTATAATCCTGGATTTTTGCCAATTCAAACAGATAAAAGAAATAGAAAAAACATTCACCTCGGAAGCAGAAGGTATACAGAAAATTGGAGAATTTATGAGGGATTTAAGTTTCTATCTTGTCAACTGGTTCAAAGAAGGAATGTGGAACGAACAAACCATGATAGATGGCTTAAGCAAACTTATATCACCGGAACTTATTTTTCCCCAGACAAATATACCGTTTTTTTGTGTAGCCACCGATATAAAGAAAGGCAAAAGAGTTATTATTAACGAAGGCAATCTTTTGCGAGCGGTGGTTGCTTCAGTAAGTATTCCGGGACTTTTCACTCCGATAAAGGAAAATGATGATTTATTAGTGGACGGAGGAGTTTTAAGCAGAATGCCTGTTATTGCCGCGGAAAAGATGGGAGCCGATTTTATAATAGCGATATCTTCTGGAAATTTAAGTAGTAAAGAACCGTTAAAAGCATTAGATGTAATGATAAGAACAAGCGAAGTAAAGGAAGTGGAATTTGCCCGTATAGAATCTTTATTAGCGGATTTTCTGTTTTCTCCATCTACCGGAGGATGGGACTGGTTCTCTTTTTCTCATGCCGAGGATATAATAAAAGAAGGAGAAAAAGAAGCTATAGCCCAACTTCCTTTTCTAAAAAAAGCTCTTATTAAAAGCAACATTGAGAAAAAGAAACTTAGAAAATTAGTTTTGCCCCTTTTTTATTGA
- a CDS encoding ABC transporter ATP-binding protein, protein MKKEIINLVDIWKVYRLGPVDVSVLKGINLCIKTGEHLSIMGPSGSGKTTMLNILGCLDKPSEGQYFMEERKISTLSDDELSEIRSCKIGFVFQTFNLIPQLTVLENIGIPLFYQGVEESVIKEKAFELAELVGLGSRIRHRPSELSGGERQRVAIARALVNQPVLILADEPTGNLDSETGKEIMDILIQLNKEGKTLVVITHDPKIAGYSQRVVRLLDGEIINEN, encoded by the coding sequence ATGAAAAAAGAAATAATAAACCTTGTCGATATTTGGAAAGTTTACAGACTTGGACCAGTCGATGTTTCCGTGCTTAAAGGAATTAATCTCTGCATAAAAACAGGCGAGCATTTATCAATTATGGGGCCCTCCGGTAGCGGCAAGACAACGATGTTGAATATTCTCGGGTGTCTTGATAAACCTTCAGAAGGACAATATTTTATGGAAGAAAGAAAAATTTCCACATTGTCGGACGATGAACTTTCTGAAATTCGCAGTTGTAAAATTGGATTTGTTTTCCAAACTTTCAACCTTATTCCCCAATTAACCGTATTAGAGAATATAGGCATTCCGCTTTTTTATCAGGGAGTTGAAGAAAGTGTTATTAAAGAAAAAGCTTTTGAATTGGCAGAGCTTGTAGGTTTAGGTAGCCGGATTAGACATAGACCTTCGGAACTTTCCGGGGGTGAACGACAAAGAGTTGCAATTGCCAGAGCTTTAGTAAATCAACCCGTTTTGATTTTAGCCGATGAACCGACGGGTAATCTCGACAGTGAAACCGGTAAGGAAATTATGGACATTCTCATTCAATTAAATAAAGAAGGTAAAACGCTTGTCGTAATAACTCATGACCCGAAAATAGCAGGTTACTCTCAAAGAGTAGTGCGATTGCTTGACGGGGAAATTATAAATGAAAATTAA
- a CDS encoding ABC transporter permease → MKINILHVLRIVRFGGKNLWLHKLRSFLTMLGIVFGVASVIAMLAIGEGASFEAKEIIKALGSNNIIIRSLKPPSDATTQTTSWLDVYGLTPSDFMKILSIPSIENIVPAWEINEEIWRLAKNTPGRVVGTTPDYAETTNMKVEAGGRFINKVDMDTSKSVVVIGSSIKNILFLGVNPIGEKIKIKSNYFTVIGVVKAKVFSKGTGSFEADDINFDVYLPLTTARAYFGEFNVKMRTRQASWVKFHRFIAKVKDTNKIMSTSALINHILESTHKNPDYEILVPLDLLKQEEHRAKIFSIVLGSIAAISLIVGGIGIMNIMLATVTERTREIGIRRALGAKRRDIIYQFVTEAVILSAAGGFIGVLVGVIIPQIVSKFAGMATIVTLWSVLIAFFISVAIGLTFGIYPARKAALLDPIEALRYE, encoded by the coding sequence ATGAAAATTAACATTCTTCATGTTTTAAGAATAGTAAGATTCGGGGGGAAAAATCTTTGGCTTCATAAATTGCGTTCTTTTCTTACTATGCTCGGAATTGTATTTGGAGTTGCTTCTGTAATAGCAATGCTTGCTATCGGAGAAGGCGCAAGTTTTGAAGCAAAAGAAATAATTAAAGCACTCGGGAGTAATAATATAATTATCAGAAGTTTAAAACCACCAAGCGATGCCACGACTCAAACGACTTCTTGGCTTGATGTTTATGGTCTTACTCCTTCAGATTTCATGAAAATTTTATCAATTCCTTCTATTGAAAATATTGTCCCTGCATGGGAAATCAACGAAGAAATTTGGCGTCTTGCCAAGAATACTCCGGGAAGAGTTGTCGGCACAACTCCTGATTATGCGGAAACGACCAATATGAAAGTTGAAGCTGGCGGAAGATTTATTAATAAAGTCGATATGGATACGAGTAAATCGGTAGTTGTAATAGGCTCTTCAATAAAGAATATTCTTTTCCTCGGAGTAAATCCTATTGGTGAGAAAATAAAAATAAAGAGTAATTATTTCACCGTTATCGGTGTCGTAAAGGCAAAAGTATTTTCAAAAGGGACAGGAAGTTTCGAAGCCGATGACATTAATTTCGATGTTTATCTTCCTCTGACTACAGCACGAGCTTATTTTGGCGAGTTCAATGTTAAAATGCGAACTAGACAAGCAAGTTGGGTAAAGTTTCATCGCTTCATAGCGAAAGTTAAAGATACTAATAAAATCATGTCAACGTCAGCATTGATAAACCATATTTTGGAATCAACTCACAAAAATCCGGATTACGAAATTCTTGTCCCCTTAGATTTATTAAAACAGGAAGAACATAGAGCGAAAATTTTTAGTATTGTTCTTGGTTCCATAGCTGCGATTTCCTTAATTGTTGGCGGAATTGGAATTATGAATATTATGCTTGCGACTGTTACAGAAAGAACAAGAGAAATAGGGATAAGAAGAGCACTTGGAGCTAAAAGAAGAGATATTATCTATCAGTTTGTAACAGAAGCGGTTATTCTTTCGGCTGCGGGAGGATTTATTGGTGTACTTGTAGGAGTTATAATTCCCCAAATAGTATCTAAGTTTGCAGGGATGGCTACAATAGTTACTTTATGGTCAGTCTTAATAGCTTTCTTTATTTCAGTTGCTATTGGACTTACTTTTGGTATATATCCCGCTAGAAAAGCTGCGCTCTTGGATCCAATTGAAGCGTTGAGATATGAATAA